The window agtgcacgtgctcagcgtcatatccagaggtttgggaaatagatgtatgagagCTGCAGAGGCTGAAGGGgaggggggtcagcctgtcagtgctcagaccatacgccgcacactgcatcaaattggtctgcatggctgttgtcctagaaggaagcctcttctaaagatgatgcacaagaaagcccacaaacagttggctgaagacaagcagactaaggataTGGAtcactggaaccatgtcctgtggtctgatgagaccaagataaacgtatttggttcagatggtgtcaagcgtgtttGGTGGcaatcaagcatggtggtgggagtgtcatggtctggggctgcatgagtggtGCTGGCACTTGGGAGCTACATTTCATTGagagaaccatgaatgccaacatgtactcagacatactgaagcagagcatgatcccctcccttcagagactgggccacagggcagatGAACAATGCCTTGTTAAAGacgctgagggtaaaggtgatggactggccaagcatatctccagacctaaaccctattgagcatctgtggggcatcctcaaatggaaggtggaggagcgcaaggtctctaacatccaccagctccgagAAGTtttcatggaggagtggaagaggactccagtggcaacctgtgaagctctggtgaactccatgcccaagagggttaaggcagtgctggaaaataatggtggcctcacaaaatattgacattttgggcccaatttggacattttcacttagggatgtactcatttttgttgccagcggtttggtTCATATATTTTGTTGGTAGCAGGGGCATTGATTTGACCCTGATGTTTGGGCTCAGACTCTCAGTTTACTAGGTTTCAGACTGATTCAACCAACCAGAAAACCATGTGAAATCTTTGTTTTATTCTCAGTTTTTTGGGGGCACAGGGAGCAGTTTGAAGCTATGTTTTTGAGATCTTCTACATAATAccttgcttttctatttctataTGTTGTGCGAATGCTGCTGTATATGTAAGTTTAACaatacatatttacaaaaaaattaagtgGGATGTCTTACAGCTACATAAACAACTGTAGTTTTATTGTAGTGTGATATGCAGGCTAGTGGTAGCCTGTTCAAATAAGTGTTGTATACATTCCTATATATGATTCTCCCAATGTCAAACCATGTTGAGGCACAATGTTATAGTCTTTTTCTCTCAAGTCACTGCTAGCTTAGTATAGTTGCCTGTCTCAGTAATGGCTTGGATAAAGGTAGTCCTTGGCCAGAGGAAGTAAACTAGTTTCCCCGGGACATCCTTTCACTGTTTCAGTTGTTCCTCTCAGAAACTCTACCGACACTTTATAGAGCCATAGAAGCAGCAGCCTATTCTGATCTTTACACTTTTATTCCTCAGCGCTCAGTTTAAAAGTCATGTTACTATTTTAGCTCAAACCATGACCTCTGCCATATCCCTCCACTTCTGCCCAGTATGGCTGAGCCTGGCTGTCCATCACAGGGTGAAGTGCCGTCATTGGTGGAGAGCAGTCAGAGCCCAGCTGCTGTGCAGGGCCACATTCCAGGGTTCTATAAAAAGAGTGTGTCAAGAGTCTCTCTGGGCTCACAGTCggtttcagagtgtgtgtgtaccataAGGGAGGGTGTCTTGAGCGTCTGGTAAAGGAACCTAAagaaacactgcaaacatgacCGCCGTCCATAAGTTGGTGATCGTCCGTCATGGCGAGAGTGACTGGAACCAGTACAATAGATTCTGTGGCTGGTTTGACGCGGACCTCAGCGAGAAGGGTCTGCAGGAGGCCAAGAGTGGTGCCCTGGCCATCAAGGACGCCGGCATGAAGTTCGACGTCTGCTACACCTCCGTGCTGAAACGAGCCATCAAGACCCTGTGGATCATCATGGAGGGCACCGACCAGATGTGGCTTCCCGTGCATCGCACATGGCGCCTGAACGAGCGCCACTACGGCGGCCTGACCGGCCTCAACAAGGCAGAGACGGCTGAGAAACACGGAGAGGAGCAGGTCAAGATCTGGCGTCGCTCCTTTGACGTTCCTCCTCCCCCCATGGATCACGACCACGCCTACCACAAGATCATCAGCGAGGTACGAGCCGTGGGTTAGGTTGGTGACGTTGGTGTTGAGGCGTAGGAGGTGCTAGTACCACACAGAACAGACTTGAGATTCAAGTTTTAGGCGTGTAATTCCTAAAACATGATTTGACTTGTTTAAAACTACTCCTAGAATTTGcacattttaaaaggagccCAGACAAATCAAGATGCTCACAATATCCTACAAATCTTTGTTGAAGTCAAACAAATTAATGGAACAGCTTTTAATGCAATTGGATGACTTGATGAATGTCTACATATACCGTCCAATATCAACGTATTGCTTGAGTTACTCAGCTAAGTCATCTGCCCCTGGGTTAGTGAGTTGCACGTATCCCATCATGTTGTGAGGGTATATTTGATCATTGTAGCTTAACCTCCTGTTCCATCCTCCCACCAGTCAAGGCGCTACAAGGACCTGAAGGCTGGTGAGCTGCCCACGTGCGAATCCTTGAAGGACACCATTGCCCGAGCTCTGCCTTACTGGAATGATGTCATCGCACCACAGATCAAGGCAGGCAAGAACGTCATCATCGCTGCCCATGGCAACAGCCTCCGCGGAATTGTCAAGCACTTGGACAGTAAGTATTAGGGTGACCTGAAGATAGAGTGGGAGGGAtagaggggagacagggagaggacatCGAGAGAGTGGTCAAACAGTGAGAGAGGACAGTTACAAGGATGTGGGAACGTTTAAAATGACAGAGAGCTCTTGAAGGAAAAAGCTAGAGTTCAGGTTTCACAAGGCATGCCCAGGAGGGTGAGGTCAAACATCACAGACCTAACAGACGCATAGCCCGTGATCAAGTCTGCACTCTGGATCCAATGGTAATACTAGTTCTGATCCACTGATAATGTTAAGGAATGGAACACTGGAGTGATACACCGATAATACTAAAGGAATGATTCACTGAACATATTAAAGGAGTGATACACTGATAATATTAAAGGAGTGATACACTGACAATATTAAAGGAGTGATACACTGATAATACTAAAGGAATGATACACAGAAAATATTAAAGGAGTGATACACTGATAATTCTAAAGGAGTGATACACTTACAATATTAAAGGAGTGATGCACCAACAATACTAAAGGAGTGATACACTGATAATACTAGTTACTATAGTATACCAGATGCGTCCTGACATGGATATAGaagtgcacacacatgcacggaCAAACTATTTCAGATCATAGGGTTTTATAAATAGCCAGCTCCCTGGAGGTCAGACGGCACAGTGGAAAAGGCCATGGACATGGTTACCATTACAGACACGACCTTTCTGCAGAAAGGTTTTGCATTCTACAGGAGTCTCTGGAACTGGGCGATGTAGACTAGGTTGCAAAAGGAAAGTACTGTACTGAAAGGACTGTAACTTAGCTCTCTGTGGGAGTAGGGAGTGACATCTCtcaaaatacataaatgtaGCTTTTCTTAAGAGCTGGATAGTGGTTACTAGTATAGAAACATATCAGCCTTCCAGGTCCTGTACTGACCTTGGAGAAAAATAACAATCCACAGGTTGAATACACACCTCAGTTGAGCTCAAAATGAACCATCGGTATGGATTTCACCGCGCTAGCCTCTTCTtacatctttctctctgtctcctcagaCATGTCGGATGCTGCCATCATGGAGCTGAACCTGCCAACAGGTATCCCCATTGTGTACGAGCTTGACGCAGACCTGAAGCCTGTCAAACCCATGGCGTTCCTCGGAGACGCAGAGACCGTAAAGAAGGCCATGGAGGCTGTGGCTGCCCAGGGCAAGGTTAAGAAGTAAACCGGCCAGGATGGTTCAACAGGAGAGAAAGACTATGACTGTCCCACCCCCTCCATCCCCGCATTCACCTGCAGTGCAT is drawn from Esox lucius isolate fEsoLuc1 chromosome 14, fEsoLuc1.pri, whole genome shotgun sequence and contains these coding sequences:
- the pgam2 gene encoding phosphoglycerate mutase 2 codes for the protein MTAVHKLVIVRHGESDWNQYNRFCGWFDADLSEKGLQEAKSGALAIKDAGMKFDVCYTSVLKRAIKTLWIIMEGTDQMWLPVHRTWRLNERHYGGLTGLNKAETAEKHGEEQVKIWRRSFDVPPPPMDHDHAYHKIISESRRYKDLKAGELPTCESLKDTIARALPYWNDVIAPQIKAGKNVIIAAHGNSLRGIVKHLDNMSDAAIMELNLPTGIPIVYELDADLKPVKPMAFLGDAETVKKAMEAVAAQGKVKK